In the Sarcophilus harrisii chromosome 3, mSarHar1.11, whole genome shotgun sequence genome, one interval contains:
- the LOC116423072 gene encoding olfactory receptor 10AC1-like translates to MSLRPEANWTGRLPREFVILGFSGWPRGLRALLFALGLPLYAATLAGNLLIVALAAADRALRTPMYFFLGSLSAVEVAYTLVLTPRTLAGFLLPPGGHAVPAAACAAQMGLFVALGGAECLLLAAMALDRYLAICRPLRYPQLVTPALCWRLLAACCAGGAALALALTVAIFQLPFCRGHLVNHVFCDLPALLELACGDKALQERALLAACLLLLVLPLALILLSYARVLATILGAGAAAEGRRKALGTVASHLTVAVLHYGCATAMYARPLEGRSLEQDKLVSLVYIYLTPLLYPAIYTLRNRDMQGALRRALAAPRTAGLSRRG, encoded by the coding sequence ATGAGCCTGCGACCTGAGGCCAACTGGACCGGCCGGCTGCCGCGCGAATTCGTGATCCTGGGCTTCTCGGGCTGGCCGCGGGGGCTGCGGGCCCTGCTCTTCGCGCTGGGGCTGCCCCTCTACGCCGCCACGCTGGCCGGCAACCTGCTGATCGTGGCTCTGGCGGCCGCCGACCGCGCGCTGCGCACGCCCATGTACTTCTTCCTGGGCTCGCTGTCCGCCGTGGAGGTGGCCTACACCCTGGTGCTGACTCCGCGCACGCTGGCCGGCTTCCTGCTGCCCCCCGGGGGCCACGCGGTGCCGGCCGCCGCCTGCGCGGCCCAGATGGGCCTTTTCGTGGCGCTGGGCGGCGCCGAGTGCCTGCTGCTGGCCGCCATGGCCCTGGACCGCTACCTGGCCATCTGCCGCCCGCTGCGCTACCCGCAGTTGGTGACGCCCGCCCTGTGCTGGCGCCTGCTGGCGGCCTGCTGCGCCGGCGGAGCCGCGCTGGCCCTGGCCCTGACCGTGGCCATCTTCCAGCTGCCCTTCTGCCGCGGCCACCTGGTCAACCACGTCTTCTGCGACCTGCCCGCGCTGCTGGAGCTGGCCTGCGGGGACAAGGCGCTGCAGGAGCGCGCGCTGCTGGCCGCCTGCCTCCTGCTGCTGGTGCTGCCGCTGGCCCTCATCCTGCTGTCCTATGCGCGCGTGCTGGCCACCATCCTGGGCGCGGGGGCCGCGGCCGAGGGCCGCCGCAAGGCGCTGGGCACCGTGGCCTCGCACCTGACCGTGGCCGTGCTGCATTACGGCTGCGCCACGGCCATGTACGCGCGGCCGCTCGAGGGCCGCTCGCTGGAGCAGGACAAGCTGGTGTCCCTGGTTTACATCTACCTCACTCCCCTCCTCTACCCGGCCATCTACACCCTGCGCAACCGGGACATGCAGGGGGCCCTGCGCCGGGCGCTGGCCGCCCCACGCACTGCCGGCCTGAGCCGCCGGGGCTGA